One part of the Mariniblastus fucicola genome encodes these proteins:
- a CDS encoding endo-1,4-beta-xylanase, producing the protein MSRYAVCFLVVFLLGNWLNSADMFGQESAVTEGKNDGDGTAATAVLSLKEAAGDRFKIGVGVGHAVLQREKDAELIRQQFSILTPENCMKPQGIHPAEDQWNFGNTDRFFNFARTNNLEVVGHCLVWAKDDRTDEWMMTESNGDPLTRETLLKRIEDHITALAERYGDAVTMWDVVNEAIGDSNEGLLRDSIYSRTAGMDFIVTAFKTIREKDPDALLIYNDYNGHKPEKRKKLIELLTKLKEAGAPVDAYGMQGHFELGDDSLDQLRETFDELRKLNIKVVVSELDIDVVKRGKWWSEGGKYREELATFDPYKNGLPKDIEQQQTEQYVKLFELFNEYSDIIERVSFWNVHDGESWLNTFPWNRTNYPLLFDRQRQPKPMLSEVIKTLNAPAKK; encoded by the coding sequence ATGTCTCGTTACGCTGTCTGTTTTCTCGTCGTGTTTCTGCTGGGCAATTGGCTCAATAGCGCCGACATGTTTGGCCAGGAATCTGCCGTCACCGAAGGCAAGAACGATGGCGATGGGACTGCTGCGACTGCGGTGCTTTCCCTGAAAGAAGCCGCCGGCGATCGGTTCAAGATCGGAGTCGGTGTTGGGCATGCGGTGCTGCAGCGAGAAAAAGACGCGGAGTTGATCAGGCAACAGTTCAGCATCCTCACGCCCGAGAACTGCATGAAGCCGCAAGGGATTCATCCGGCCGAAGACCAATGGAATTTCGGCAATACGGATCGGTTCTTTAACTTCGCCCGCACGAACAATCTGGAAGTCGTCGGCCACTGTCTTGTGTGGGCCAAAGACGATCGCACGGACGAGTGGATGATGACGGAGTCCAATGGCGATCCGTTGACGCGTGAGACTTTGCTGAAGCGAATCGAAGATCACATCACCGCGTTGGCCGAACGGTATGGCGACGCGGTGACGATGTGGGACGTGGTCAACGAAGCGATCGGCGACAGCAACGAAGGCTTGCTGCGAGATTCGATTTATTCGCGCACTGCGGGAATGGACTTTATTGTGACGGCCTTCAAAACGATTCGCGAAAAGGATCCGGATGCTCTGCTGATTTACAACGACTACAACGGCCACAAACCTGAGAAACGCAAGAAGCTGATTGAGCTGCTGACGAAACTGAAAGAAGCCGGCGCTCCGGTCGACGCTTACGGGATGCAGGGGCATTTTGAATTGGGTGACGATTCGCTGGATCAACTTCGTGAGACGTTTGATGAACTGAGAAAGCTGAACATCAAAGTCGTCGTTTCGGAGTTGGACATCGACGTCGTGAAGCGCGGCAAATGGTGGTCCGAGGGCGGCAAGTATCGCGAAGAACTGGCGACGTTTGATCCTTACAAAAACGGATTGCCGAAAGACATCGAGCAGCAGCAAACCGAACAGTACGTGAAACTGTTCGAGCTGTTCAACGAGTACAGCGACATTATCGAACGTGTCTCTTTCTGGAACGTTCACGACGGCGAAAGTTGGCTCAACACGTTTCCCTGGAACAGAACGAACTACCCGCTGCTGTTTGACCGGCAGCGACAGCCGAAACCGATGCTCAGCGAAGTGATCAAGACGCTCAACGCTCCAGCAAAAAAGTAA
- a CDS encoding cell division protein FtsH, which translates to MNPGNNKEDSPAAAALMATAYHEAGHAVMAVSLGRTIQKATIVPAKIQTGGVRLGAVKLQQGRSKATQDWLEDEVLILFAGMVAESQFTGSYCQRGAASDLRAIDQLLGTRANTERQLEKLHRRLLDKTEYILGDEVHEKAIQLVAEQLIEHQTIKGRLVKHFLNQAIGQSKK; encoded by the coding sequence ATGAACCCTGGCAACAACAAGGAAGACTCCCCGGCGGCCGCGGCTTTGATGGCGACGGCTTACCACGAAGCCGGACATGCCGTGATGGCGGTTTCGTTAGGAAGAACGATCCAGAAGGCAACCATTGTTCCGGCCAAAATCCAAACGGGTGGCGTGCGTCTTGGAGCTGTAAAGTTGCAGCAGGGACGCAGCAAAGCGACGCAGGATTGGCTGGAAGATGAAGTTCTGATTTTGTTCGCCGGCATGGTCGCGGAGTCCCAGTTCACGGGTTCGTATTGCCAGCGCGGGGCTGCATCGGACTTGAGAGCGATTGACCAGTTGCTGGGAACCCGCGCCAATACAGAACGACAGCTGGAGAAGCTACATCGCCGTTTGCTCGACAAAACCGAATACATTCTTGGCGATGAAGTTCACGAGAAAGCCATCCAGTTGGTTGCCGAGCAGTTGATTGAGCATCAGACAATCAAAGGCCGCTTGGTGAAGCATTTTTTGAATCAGGCAATTGGGCAGTCGAAGAAGTAG
- a CDS encoding alpha/beta hydrolase translates to MNRNTFLALVIAMAVLSPQVTDANAQDKVERRQPKPEVRYELGADSLKNNDVPQGRLEGPHLFHSDIIENTVRQYWVFVPAQYDKDKPANVLVFQDGARTMNPNGVIRAQNVLENLIAKKQIPVTVGIFITPGQRGDAFPDSIGFGNPNNRDREYDVLDDKYARFIVEEMLPEVGKKYNLSKDRADRAIGGSSSGGICAFTVAWQKPEEFRNVISFIGSFTNIHGGHVYPDLVLEAEKKDIRIFLQDGVNDLRRPDNLERDWHIQNQKMVAAFEEKGYDMAYVFGEGGHSDDHGGAMLPLMLRWVWRDHPDVEDKTDGDKLVAMAKAMKPKVTDPFPGFDASAEVDPSGVYEWSGRMGRTRMASTLKVKNDGGKITGTLETERDGEVTTADIMNPTLEGNKLGFDIEREFNNREMKITYQGIVHGDKIVGWQSFNFRGQDRDRGWEAKKAK, encoded by the coding sequence ATGAACCGAAATACGTTTCTGGCGCTAGTGATTGCCATGGCAGTCCTTTCGCCGCAAGTGACTGACGCTAACGCGCAGGACAAAGTCGAGCGGCGACAGCCGAAGCCTGAAGTTCGATACGAACTCGGTGCGGATTCGCTGAAGAACAATGATGTTCCTCAAGGTCGCCTGGAAGGCCCGCATCTTTTTCACAGCGACATCATCGAAAACACCGTGCGTCAGTATTGGGTTTTCGTGCCGGCTCAATACGATAAAGACAAACCTGCCAACGTGCTGGTTTTTCAGGACGGCGCCCGCACGATGAATCCCAATGGAGTCATCCGGGCGCAGAACGTTTTGGAAAACCTGATCGCCAAAAAACAGATTCCGGTAACCGTCGGGATCTTCATCACGCCGGGTCAGCGCGGTGACGCGTTCCCGGACAGCATCGGTTTCGGCAACCCGAACAATCGCGACCGCGAGTACGATGTGCTGGACGACAAATACGCTCGCTTCATCGTCGAAGAGATGCTGCCGGAAGTCGGCAAGAAGTACAACCTTTCCAAGGATCGAGCCGACCGTGCGATTGGCGGTTCGAGCAGCGGAGGCATCTGCGCGTTCACGGTCGCGTGGCAAAAGCCGGAAGAGTTCCGCAACGTGATCAGCTTCATCGGAAGCTTCACCAACATTCACGGCGGCCACGTTTATCCCGATCTGGTTCTCGAAGCCGAAAAGAAAGACATCCGCATCTTTTTGCAGGACGGCGTCAATGATTTGCGACGTCCGGACAACCTTGAACGTGACTGGCATATTCAAAACCAAAAAATGGTGGCTGCGTTTGAGGAAAAAGGCTACGACATGGCCTACGTGTTCGGAGAAGGCGGGCACTCGGACGATCACGGCGGCGCGATGTTGCCGTTGATGCTTCGTTGGGTTTGGCGAGACCACCCGGACGTCGAAGACAAAACGGACGGTGACAAACTGGTGGCGATGGCGAAAGCGATGAAGCCGAAAGTCACCGATCCATTTCCAGGATTTGATGCTAGCGCAGAGGTTGATCCGAGCGGCGTTTACGAATGGTCGGGCCGTATGGGTCGAACCAGAATGGCTTCGACGTTGAAGGTCAAAAACGACGGCGGGAAAATCACAGGCACGCTTGAGACCGAACGAGATGGCGAGGTCACAACCGCGGACATTATGAATCCGACACTCGAAGGCAACAAACTGGGCTTCGACATCGAACGCGAGTTCAACAATCGCGAAATGAAGATCACCTATCAGGGCATTGTCCACGGTGACAAAATCGTCGGCTGGCAAAGTTTCAACTTCCGCGGACAGGATCGTGATCGTGGTTGGGAAGCGAAAAAGGCAAAGTAA